The Treponema sp. OMZ 790 genome includes the window AATAGCTAAAAAGCCGCCTATTGAAGGAGCGGCAGATTTGTTTTCGATCACAAAAAAGAAGGCTGCAATTACTTGTGTAAGGATGGTAATAAGTCTTAAAATATTTTTTCCAAATTGTTCGGCCCTTGCAGCTTGTGCAGACATACTATAAAAGCCCTTATTAAGCACACCGAATTCTTTTTGCATATATTCATTGTGTTTATTTGCATAAATATAAGAATATCGCTCATGGATATAAACAATAAAATCCTGTTTTTCTTTTAATTTTTCTCTGCTTATTTTACTAAGTACCGAATTCTTTTTTGAAATAACCAAGGCTATTATAATATTTGTAAAAGAAGCTATTATACATAATAAAAATATATTTAAAGATTCTATTTTAATATAGCGTAAAGCAAAAGTTAAAAATAAAATTTCTACAATTAACTTAGGATAAAATTGCGTTATATATGAGAAAAAAGAATTTATATCATTATTTAAAAGTGTAATAATTTCTCCAGAGGAATAACTTATACTTTTGGCAGGTTCCTCCGTTTGATATTTATAAAAGACCGTATCGGATATAAAATAATATATTTTTTCAAGTAACCGGGTTAAAACAGAAACAGACAATATACAAAAGATAAAATCACAACAGAAAAAAATTATGAGAAAGAGATAATCAGATAATTTAATATTCGGCAAATTAAACAGTTTATCTATAAATTGTTTAACCATAATAGGTTCAAAATAAATAAGTAAATTTTGCAAACCTAATAGGATAAATATCCATAGATCATAAAAACATATTTTTTTATAAAATATCTTTCTTCGATGCATTTATCTTGATTTTAGATTTTTTTATAATTTTTTTCAAGCTATAGCCGTATTTTTACTTATATCTTCTTACAACAGTGATGGCAAGGCCTAACCAGTTTTCTGTTCAGCGTATGGGCTTTTTGTTTGCTTCTTCACAGGTTACAAACGGCCCCACCAACGCCCATTTTTATCTCCCAGTGTTCCACGGCCAGTGCCTTCACCGTGATTACAAAATTGGCATGTTCCATAATGAATTATGGCTTTATCAGATGCTACCCAATTTTCATAGATATAAAAGGCCATAGTTTTTCTCTCCTTGCAATTTACAAAATGAGTATAGCTGTCCCGTAAGCTAAAAATCGCTCAAGCATATATTTATATTAAGTCAAAACCTAGAATCTGTCAAGCCTGAGTAAAACGGGTTTCCTGTATCAATCACCTAAAATTTATTCCATATCATATACTAGTAAATTTATTAAAAATAATATAGACTTATAGGATAATTTAATGAAACAACAGCTTAAAAAAAATTATAACGGCCTCATCGACTATATCCTCATACTAAGCTTAATTTTAAGTATTTTTATATTTATAGCTATGCCTTTTTTTTATGTATTTAAAGAAAGCCTTGTTATAAATGGACACCTTAGCTTTGAGCTTTTTGAAGATGTGTTTAAAAATCATCTTCATCTTTTAAAAAATTCCTTATCGGTAG containing:
- a CDS encoding ABC transporter ATP-binding protein — its product is MHRRKIFYKKICFYDLWIFILLGLQNLLIYFEPIMVKQFIDKLFNLPNIKLSDYLFLIIFFCCDFIFCILSVSVLTRLLEKIYYFISDTVFYKYQTEEPAKSISYSSGEIITLLNNDINSFFSYITQFYPKLIVEILFLTFALRYIKIESLNIFLLCIIASFTNIIIALVISKKNSVLSKISREKLKEKQDFIVYIHERYSYIYANKHNEYMQKEFGVLNKGFYSMSAQAARAEQFGKNILRLITILTQVIAAFFFVIENKSAAPSIGGFLAIQLMIGNIFAPVSNILNSIILISSKRASIQRIFLFLNGYKENTAENGILFSKSEYELYFNKPAFYLIEGANGIGKSSLLKNFAGILNIKIDTQEESKTILHKDNTNSSVSYHSPEALIISGTVLENIMLSSNIDKDLIINYKNEKIQDIVKQLGGFKRKFDWASENLSSGEKLLIELLRIEFSDKDIYLIDEISAHLDIKNKKHLIDILFDKVEKGKTVFYISHNESEKQYIKTKNCVSIILTDKIYNVY